The following are encoded together in the Desulfobacterales bacterium genome:
- the mreC gene encoding rod shape-determining protein MreC: MVSKRVFIIIAVFLFFVIGIISIFISNRRPYSNNANQVGIFLIAPIQDCVTISIRFLRDLWEHYFYLASVSKKNIELKKKLDETLEKINYCDEIQSANERLRNLLDFRQSIPDKVMAAEVIGKDPFPWFRTIIIDKGKKDSLTKGLPVVVSEGIVGQLIDVSTNYSKVLLIIDQNSAVDGLVQRTRARGIIKGISINTCYFKYVLRKNDVEIDDIIVSSGLDGVYPKGIRIGRVSKVIKGNAGIFQDVEIDPYVDFEKLEEVFVIFTSKKTEFNDEN, from the coding sequence ATGGTATCAAAAAGAGTATTTATAATTATTGCTGTTTTCCTTTTTTTTGTAATCGGTATAATTTCTATTTTTATTTCAAATAGGCGGCCATATTCTAACAATGCCAACCAGGTAGGCATATTTTTGATTGCGCCAATTCAAGATTGTGTTACAATCTCTATACGCTTTTTAAGGGATTTATGGGAACATTATTTTTATCTCGCTTCGGTTTCAAAGAAAAATATAGAGTTAAAAAAAAAGCTCGATGAAACTCTTGAAAAAATAAATTATTGCGATGAGATACAATCTGCTAATGAAAGATTAAGAAATCTTCTTGATTTCCGGCAGTCCATTCCTGATAAAGTTATGGCTGCCGAAGTTATCGGCAAAGATCCATTTCCATGGTTCCGAACTATAATTATAGATAAAGGCAAAAAAGATTCTTTAACAAAAGGTCTTCCAGTTGTAGTTTCAGAAGGTATAGTTGGCCAACTTATTGATGTATCAACTAATTATTCAAAGGTTCTTTTAATAATAGACCAGAATAGTGCTGTTGATGGTCTCGTCCAAAGAACAAGGGCAAGAGGAATAATTAAGGGAATATCAATTAATACCTGCTATTTTAAATATGTGCTTAGAAAAAATGATGTTGAAATAGACGATATTATAGTTTCATCTGGACTCGATGGAGTCTATCCGAAAGGAATTAGAATAGGCAGAGTTTCTAAAGTAATAAAAGGAAATGCAGGCATTTTCCAGGATGTTGAAATAGACCCTTATGTTGATTTTGAAAAATTAGAAGAAGTTTTTGTTATATTTACTTCTAAAAAAACAGAATTTAATGATGAAAATTAA
- the mrdA gene encoding penicillin-binding protein 2, whose protein sequence is MQKILIDNYYKTVDSEWYKQRLIRGMFIVIIAILILGIRLFYLQILEGGEFRRLSENNCIRLQEIESNRGLIFDLNKKLMVDNRPSFDLLIVPKDARPIEFTINRLSAHTALPEEELLSKVKSKKGGYSYKPILLKKDITRDLLAIIEANKFDIPGTLIDVTTKRHYIFTQSAAHLLGYLGEITINEMNSGKYPGGKLGDFVGKCGVEKTFEQYLKGKRGGMQVEVNSTGQVVKVLKTVEAKPGNNIFLNIDIELQKKAEELLSEASGAVVAMDPSTGAILIMASSPSFDQNAFITGMSPEEWQSLISNPFNPMENKVIQAEYPPASVYKIVTAMAGLEEGAIDQKTIIYCPGKYTYGDRDFKCWKKWGHGYMDVVNSLSESCDVFFYHVGQKLGVDKIAWYAKQCGLGKPTNINLDYEASGLIPTSSWKKRRFGTPWQGGETLSIAIGQGYNLVTPLQLLVLISAVANGGTIYKPLILKRIETMEGNVLIENKPEIVGKLPVKKENLDIIRKGLWEVVNGKKGTARIVKVDNIEISGKTGTAQVVSRKKNEPSDENLPDHLKSHAWFVSYAPSVNPKIAVVVFIAHGEHGSSAAGPVAREIIKEYFKFERPIGNK, encoded by the coding sequence ATGCAAAAAATATTAATCGATAATTATTATAAAACCGTAGATAGTGAATGGTATAAACAGCGACTTATAAGAGGTATGTTTATAGTTATCATTGCGATTCTAATTTTAGGTATAAGGCTTTTTTACCTGCAGATACTTGAAGGAGGCGAGTTTAGGAGGCTTTCAGAAAATAATTGCATAAGGCTTCAAGAAATTGAATCTAATAGAGGTTTAATTTTTGATTTGAATAAAAAACTGATGGTGGATAATAGGCCATCATTTGATTTACTTATAGTTCCGAAGGATGCTCGACCCATTGAGTTTACGATTAATCGATTATCAGCTCACACAGCACTTCCAGAAGAAGAATTATTATCAAAAGTTAAATCAAAAAAAGGGGGCTATTCTTATAAACCGATTCTGTTAAAAAAAGATATAACAAGGGATTTATTAGCCATAATCGAAGCAAATAAATTTGATATCCCGGGTACGCTTATAGATGTTACTACAAAAAGACATTACATTTTTACACAGAGTGCTGCACATTTATTAGGATATTTAGGAGAGATAACTATTAATGAGATGAATTCTGGAAAATATCCAGGAGGCAAGTTAGGAGACTTTGTAGGTAAATGCGGAGTAGAAAAAACTTTTGAACAGTATCTTAAGGGGAAGCGGGGGGGGATGCAGGTAGAAGTTAATTCAACTGGCCAAGTTGTAAAAGTTTTGAAAACAGTAGAAGCTAAACCAGGCAATAATATTTTTCTTAATATTGATATAGAACTTCAAAAAAAAGCTGAAGAACTATTAAGCGAAGCATCTGGAGCGGTAGTCGCAATGGACCCTTCAACGGGTGCTATTTTGATCATGGCCAGTAGCCCTTCTTTTGATCAAAATGCATTTATAACTGGAATGAGTCCTGAAGAATGGCAATCATTAATATCAAATCCATTCAATCCTATGGAAAATAAGGTTATACAAGCTGAATATCCTCCAGCATCAGTCTATAAAATTGTAACAGCAATGGCTGGCCTTGAAGAAGGTGCAATAGATCAAAAAACTATTATTTATTGTCCAGGAAAATATACCTACGGAGACCGGGACTTTAAATGCTGGAAAAAATGGGGTCATGGATATATGGATGTTGTAAATTCACTTTCTGAATCCTGCGATGTTTTTTTTTATCATGTCGGACAAAAATTAGGTGTAGATAAAATAGCGTGGTATGCAAAACAATGTGGATTAGGCAAACCTACTAATATCAATCTTGACTATGAAGCTTCTGGTCTTATTCCAACATCTTCTTGGAAAAAAAGAAGATTCGGAACTCCGTGGCAGGGCGGAGAAACTTTATCAATCGCTATTGGTCAGGGGTATAATTTAGTTACCCCTTTACAGTTACTTGTATTAATTTCTGCCGTAGCAAATGGAGGCACAATATATAAACCTTTAATATTAAAAAGAATTGAAACAATGGAAGGTAATGTATTAATAGAAAATAAACCAGAAATAGTTGGTAAACTTCCTGTAAAAAAAGAAAATTTAGATATTATAAGAAAGGGATTATGGGAAGTAGTAAATGGAAAAAAAGGTACCGCTCGAATAGTAAAAGTAGACAATATTGAAATAAGCGGTAAAACAGGCACTGCTCAAGTTGTTAGTCGTAAAAAAAATGAACCTAGCGACGAAAACCTCCCAGATCATCTTAAATCTCATGCATGGTTCGTATCCTACGCTCCTTCTGTTAATCCTAAAATTGCTGTAGTTG